The Acinonyx jubatus isolate Ajub_Pintada_27869175 chromosome D1, VMU_Ajub_asm_v1.0, whole genome shotgun sequence genome includes a window with the following:
- the LOC106966106 gene encoding olfactory receptor 51B6, giving the protein MWLNTTTSLFLLTGFPGMEKAHHWISIPLLGVYVSILLGNGTLLFLIRDDHNLHEPMYYFLAMLAATDLGVTLTTMPTVLGVLWLNHREIGHQACFSQAYFIHTLSIVESGVLLAMAYDRFIAIRNPLRYTSILTNTKVMKIGMGVLTRAGLSIMPIIIRLHWFPYCRSHVLSHAFCLHQDVIKLACADITFNRLYPVVVVFAMVLLDFLIIFFSYFLILKTVMGIASGEERAKALNTCISHICCILVFYVTVVGLTFIHRFGKHAPRVVHITMSYIYFLFPPFMNPVIYSIKTKQIQSGIIRLFSLPNSRA; this is encoded by the coding sequence ATGTGGCTCAACACCACCACTTCCCTGTTTCTGCTTACTGGTTTCCCAGGCATGGAGAAGGCACACCACTGGATCTCCATCCCATTATTAGGGGTTTACGTCTCCATACTTCTTGGTAATGGCACTCTTCTCTTTCTTATCAGGGATGATCATAACCTTCACGAGCCCATGTACTATTTCTTAGCTATGCTGGCAGCCACAGACCTTGGAGTGACTTTGACCACGATGCCCACAGTTCTGGGAGTTCTATGGTTGAATCACAGAGAGATTGGCCATCAGGCCTGCTTCTCTCAGGCCTACTTTATCCACACTCTTTCTATCGTAGAATCTGGTGTTTTGCTtgccatggcctatgaccgcttcATTGCCATCCGCAACCCCTTGAGATATACTTCCATCCTTACCAACACCAAGGTAATGAAGATTGGGATGGGGGTATTGACAAGGGCTGGTCTGTCAATCATGCCAATAATTATCCGCCTTCACTGGTTTCCCTATTGTCGATCCCATGTACtctctcatgctttctgtctACACCAAGATGTCATCAAGTTAGCTTGTGCTGACATCACCTTCAATCGTCTCTATCCAGTTGTGGTTGTATTTGCAATGGTCTTGTTGGACTTTCTTATCatctttttctcctactttttgATCCTTAAGACTGTCATGGGCATTGCTTCTGGAGAAGAAAGGGCCAAGGCCCTCAATACGTGCATTTCTCACATCTGCTGCATCCTGGTCTTCTATGTCACTGTAGTTGGTCTAACATTTATTCATAGGTTTGGAAAGCATGCTCCTCGTGTGGTCCACATCACAATGAGCTACATCTActtccttttccccccttttatgAACCCTGTTATATATAGCATTAAAACCAAGCAGATCCAGAGTGGTATAATTCGTTTATTCTCTCTGCCTAACTCTAGAGCATAA